The Oncorhynchus tshawytscha isolate Ot180627B linkage group LG12, Otsh_v2.0, whole genome shotgun sequence genome includes a window with the following:
- the LOC112263524 gene encoding uncharacterized protein KIAA0754-like encodes MGGKLSKRKKGYDVSDPKDKKEEITVAAVSAVEAMAHAVESKAPAPVAELVAKDAPKVSAAVEGAVELAAVTITEVTEEALSAIEAVAKGATAEPAAVLDEPVAAPAEPAPTAEEAVASEEPAAAPEEPAPAAAPEEPAAPEEPVSTPEEPAAVAEEPAAAPEEPVSALEEPAAAEEPAASPEEPVTAPDKTEAPEEPAALDETAAAPKEPTVEEPAPEEPAAAPKEPAVEEPAAAPKEHAPGEPAAAPKEPAPEKPEAAPKEPAPEEPAAASVGLAAAPEKDSEATEQATEVADTTEPEPAAPEPETETVTGEAPEPEAVPEAPVEAEAASPALEEEPTSVAEAVSESATEAAAEPEAAAEPESVPEPAAKELPLPVEKSVAELEPEAADAVTEAAEPEAADIAEFIPEIIISESAAPAAAEEASTGPQEAVLDNREVVSAEEATAEPSAPEVNGECQEQAAEPAAVSAPEPQQKECVNGIDKPEDAVEVQIDCELKKDLNLTGDIHIPEAIGEAISQAVDLV; translated from the coding sequence ATGGGAGGCAAGCTGAGCAAGAGAAAGAAGGGGTACGATGTCAGCGACCCAAAAGACAAGAAGGAGGAGATTACTGTGGCTGCTGTGAGTGCCGTTGAGGCCATGGCCCATGCCGTGGAGAGCAAAGCACCAGCTCCGGTCGCTGAGTTGGTAGCGAAGGATGCTCCTAAGGTGTCTGCTGCGGTAGAGGGAGCAGTGGAGTTGGCAGCGGTAACCATCACAGAAGTGACAGAAGAGGCCCTGTCAGCTATAGAGGCTGTGGCCAAGGGGGCCACCGCAGAGCCAGCGGCTGTACTAGATGAACCTGTGGCAGCACCGGCAGAACCAGCGCCAACAGCAGAAGAGGCCGTGGCTTCAGAAGAACCAGCTGCAGCACCAGAGGAGCCAGCACCAGCTGCAGCACCAGAAGAACCTGCAGCCCCAGAAGAGCCAGTGTCGACACCGGAAGAACCTGCAGCAGTAGCAGAGGAACCAGCTGCAGCTCCAGAAGAGCCAGTGTCAGCACTGGAAGAACCTGCTGCAGCTGAGGAACCAGCAGCATCACCAGAGGAACCTGTAACAGCACCAGATAAAACAGAGGCACCAGAAGAACCAGCGGCACTAGACGAAACAGCAGCTGCACCAAAAGAGCCTACAGTGGAAGAACCTGCACCAGAAGAGCCTGCGGCAGCACCAAAAGAGCCTGCAGTGGAAGAGCCTGCGGCAGCACCAAAAGAGCATGCACCAGGAGAGCCTGCGGCAGCACCAAAAGAGCCTGCACCAGAAAAGCCTGAGGCAGCACCAAAAGAGCCTGCACCAGAAGAGCCTGCGGCAGCCTCTGTGGGCCTAGCCGCAGCACCAGAAAAGGATTCTGAGGCTACAGAACAAGCCACAGAGGTGGCAGACACTACAGAACCTGAGCCTGCTGCTCCAGAGCCTGAAACAGAGACTGTTACAGGGGAGGCCCCAGAACCTGAGGCTGTGCCCGAGGCACCAGTAGAGGCAGAAGCAGCTTCACCCGCACTGGAGGAGGAGCCTACATCAGTTGCAGAAGCTGTGTCAGAGTCAGCCACAGAGGCAGCCGCAGAGCCAGAGGCAGCCGCAGAACCAGAATCCGTCCCAGAACCAGCCGCTAAAGAGCTCCCCCTACCTGTAGAAAAATCCGTAGCAGAGCTTGAACCTGAAGCTGCTGATGCAGTAACAGAGGCAGCAGAGCCAGAGGCTGCCGACATTGCAGAATTCATCCCGGAGATCATAATTTCAGAATCTGCTGCACCTGCTGCTGCAGAGGAGGCCAGCACTGGGCCACAAGAGGCTGTGCTGGACAACAGGGAAGTTGTTTCCGCAGAGGAGGCTACTGCTGAGCCTTCTGCCCCTGAGGTCAATGGGGAGTGTCAGGAGCAGGCAGCTGAGCCGGCTGCCGTGTCTGCCCCGGAGCCACAACAAAAGGAATGTGTCAATGGCATTGACAAGCCAGAGGATGCCGTTGAGGTGCAAATTGACTGTGAATTAAAAAAGGACTTGAACCTGACTGGCGACATCCATATTCCTGAGGCAATCGGTGAGGCAATAAGTCAGGCTGTTGACTTGGTCTGA